A single window of Acinetobacter wuhouensis DNA harbors:
- the cysN gene encoding sulfate adenylyltransferase subunit CysN, which yields MSHQSELISQDILAYLKQHENKDLLRFLTCGNVDDGKSTLIGRLLYDSKLIYEDQLQAVTRDSKKVGTTGDAPDLALLVDGLQAEREQGITIDVAYRYFSTEKRKFIIADTPGHEQYTRNMATGASTADLAIILIDARYGVQTQTRRHSFIASLLGIRNIVVAINKMDLVEFSEARFNEIQEEYNAFVNQLGDRKPANIIFTPISALNGDNVVNPSPNTPWYTGKTLMNTLETVEITRDTSAHEFRFPVQYVNRPNLDFRGFCGTIALGEVKVGDELVALPSGKKSTVKEIVTFDGNLEHAIAGQAVTLTLNDEIDVSRGNVLVKAGEQPSLSRSVRASVVWMADQPLVIGKLYNVKIGTQTIPAKVEKINYRTNVNTLEKIQVEQLDLNAIADVEIEFDAPVVFDRYQDSRYTGSFIFIDRLSNVTVGAGMVEAAVEWTAHDEPVTAEARAARLGQKPAVVAVSAKALENAQSLESVLIQQGVVAIAKAGLSAEQVALLRQTGVVIISDVAQGADVSFAQDTVEELAEKIVGLVRL from the coding sequence ATGTCTCATCAATCAGAATTGATTAGCCAAGATATCTTGGCATATTTAAAACAGCACGAAAATAAAGACTTATTGCGTTTTCTCACTTGCGGTAACGTGGATGATGGTAAATCGACTTTGATTGGTCGTTTACTTTACGATTCAAAATTGATTTATGAAGATCAATTACAAGCGGTGACTCGTGACTCAAAAAAAGTCGGTACGACAGGTGATGCACCTGATTTGGCATTACTTGTTGATGGTCTGCAAGCGGAACGTGAGCAAGGTATCACCATTGATGTGGCGTATCGTTATTTCTCTACAGAAAAACGTAAGTTCATTATTGCCGATACTCCAGGGCATGAGCAGTACACGCGCAACATGGCAACAGGCGCATCTACAGCTGATCTTGCGATTATTCTGATTGATGCGCGATATGGCGTACAAACCCAGACCCGTCGTCACTCATTTATTGCGAGCCTGTTGGGTATTCGTAATATCGTGGTTGCGATCAATAAAATGGATCTCGTTGAATTTTCAGAAGCACGGTTTAATGAAATTCAAGAAGAATATAATGCTTTCGTGAACCAACTCGGTGATCGTAAACCTGCCAATATCATCTTCACGCCAATTTCTGCGTTGAATGGTGATAACGTGGTGAATCCATCACCAAATACACCATGGTATACAGGTAAAACCCTGATGAATACCCTGGAAACAGTTGAAATCACACGTGATACCAGTGCGCATGAATTCCGTTTCCCTGTGCAGTATGTCAACCGTCCAAACCTCGACTTCCGTGGTTTTTGTGGCACGATTGCTTTAGGTGAAGTAAAAGTTGGCGATGAGCTTGTCGCTTTACCATCAGGCAAAAAGTCTACAGTGAAAGAAATCGTGACTTTTGATGGCAATCTTGAACATGCAATTGCAGGTCAAGCGGTGACATTGACACTGAATGATGAAATCGACGTTTCTCGCGGTAATGTCCTTGTCAAAGCTGGCGAGCAACCGTCTTTGTCACGTTCTGTTCGTGCGTCTGTGGTGTGGATGGCGGATCAACCGCTGGTGATCGGTAAGTTGTACAATGTCAAAATTGGTACACAAACCATTCCTGCGAAAGTTGAGAAAATTAACTATCGTACCAACGTGAATACTTTGGAAAAAATCCAGGTTGAACAGCTTGATCTGAATGCAATTGCAGATGTTGAGATTGAGTTTGATGCGCCAGTGGTATTTGATCGTTATCAGGACAGTCGTTATACAGGTTCGTTTATCTTCATCGACCGTTTAAGCAATGTGACTGTTGGTGCAGGTATGGTTGAAGCTGCGGTGGAATGGACTGCACATGATGAGCCTGTGACTGCTGAAGCACGTGCTGCACGTTTAGGTCAAAAGCCTGCGGTAGTGGCTGTTTCTGCGAAAGCACTTGAAAATGCTCAATCACTTGAAAGTGTTTTGATTCAGCAAGGTGTTGTTGCGATTGCTAAAGCAGGTTTATCTGCTGAACAAGTTGCATTGCTTCGTCAAACTGGTGTTGTGATCATCAGTGATGTTGCGCAAGGTGCTGATGTGAGTTTTGCTCAGGACACTGTTGAAGAACTGGCAGAAAAAATTGTGGGATTGGTTCGTCTTTAA
- a CDS encoding inorganic phosphate transporter — translation MNSNLPPVSDSAQAQKAVKSTNVHVPTPKFFMPVFLTIIIATLIYIGVQLSADLAHVPALSLYSVILLATALFIALGFEFVNGFHDTANAVATVIYTNALPAPVAVMWAGFCNFLGVMVASGAVAYGIIALLPVELIMNVGSGAGFAMVFAMLIAAILWNLGTWFLGIPASSSHTLIGSILGVGIMNYILHSSSGASGVDMDQVLKVGKALLFSPLIGFAFAAVVFLLVKKIFKKQVELFQPPEGNKPPPPLIRAILIFTCTGVSFAHGSNDGQKGMGLIMLILIGLVPLAYSLNKNLDQQHLQSFSQLSTQTATAIYAQHADIPDEKARVTITKFIQTKEINPEVVPALASLTDHLGERVAKYGDLKDIPEAEVSSLRNDMYLSTTAFKRLDKAEQLPAMSTEQKKVVKEYRSNLDSFLQYIPNWVKVAVALALGLGTMVGWKRIVVTVGERIGKHHMTYGQGMSAELVAMTTIAAADGFGLPVSTTHVLNSAVAGTMVANKTGLNFATVKTILSAWIFTLPATICLSGALFWLLLKVF, via the coding sequence ATGAATTCGAATTTACCTCCCGTCTCAGATTCTGCACAAGCTCAAAAGGCTGTCAAATCGACGAATGTGCATGTTCCTACACCGAAATTTTTTATGCCGGTGTTTTTGACGATCATTATTGCTACCCTGATTTATATTGGTGTGCAACTTAGTGCAGATTTAGCACATGTTCCTGCTTTAAGTTTATATTCTGTCATTCTTTTAGCGACAGCTTTATTCATTGCTTTGGGCTTTGAGTTTGTCAATGGTTTCCATGACACAGCCAATGCTGTAGCAACCGTAATTTATACCAATGCGCTACCTGCACCTGTTGCAGTGATGTGGGCTGGTTTTTGTAATTTTTTAGGGGTAATGGTTGCAAGTGGTGCAGTGGCTTATGGCATCATCGCGTTACTTCCGGTTGAACTGATTATGAATGTTGGTTCAGGTGCAGGATTCGCAATGGTTTTTGCGATGTTAATCGCTGCCATTCTTTGGAACTTAGGTACATGGTTCCTTGGTATTCCAGCATCGAGTTCACATACCTTGATTGGTTCGATTCTGGGTGTGGGGATCATGAACTACATTTTGCATTCATCTAGTGGTGCAAGTGGTGTAGACATGGATCAAGTTCTCAAAGTCGGTAAGGCTTTGTTATTCTCACCTTTGATTGGTTTTGCTTTTGCTGCAGTTGTATTCTTATTGGTTAAAAAAATCTTTAAGAAACAAGTTGAATTATTCCAACCACCAGAAGGGAATAAGCCCCCTCCACCTTTGATTCGTGCCATTTTGATTTTCACCTGTACAGGTGTGAGTTTTGCGCATGGTTCAAATGATGGGCAAAAGGGTATGGGCTTGATCATGTTGATTTTGATCGGTTTAGTGCCATTGGCTTATTCTTTGAATAAAAACTTAGATCAACAACATTTACAGTCTTTCTCACAATTGTCTACACAAACTGCGACAGCGATTTATGCGCAACACGCAGATATTCCAGATGAAAAAGCACGTGTGACGATTACCAAATTTATTCAAACCAAAGAGATCAACCCAGAAGTTGTTCCTGCTTTGGCAAGTTTGACGGATCATTTAGGTGAACGTGTTGCCAAGTATGGTGATTTAAAAGATATTCCAGAAGCTGAAGTATCGTCATTACGTAATGATATGTACTTGAGTACGACTGCTTTTAAACGTTTAGATAAAGCGGAACAACTTCCTGCCATGTCTACAGAACAAAAGAAAGTGGTAAAAGAGTACCGCAGCAACTTAGATTCGTTCCTACAATATATTCCAAACTGGGTGAAAGTTGCAGTTGCATTGGCACTCGGTTTAGGAACAATGGTGGGTTGGAAGCGTATTGTTGTGACAGTGGGTGAGCGTATTGGTAAGCATCACATGACTTATGGTCAAGGGATGTCTGCTGAGTTGGTTGCAATGACGACAATTGCAGCAGCGGATGGTTTTGGTTTGCCTGTATCAACAACGCATGTTTTAAACTCTGCGGTTGCAGGTACCATGGTTGCCAATAAAACAGGTCTAAATTTCGCGACAGTGAAAACAATTCTTTCTGCTTGGATCTTTACATTACCTGCGACGATTTGTTTATCTGGTGCGTTATTCTGGTTGTTATTGAAAGTGTTCTAA
- a CDS encoding metal-dependent hydrolase, with protein sequence MKPKALAEKSNQRIAASFPVRRMDYQFQEMPKYWYDNDPAHTHYFTGLSTLFPEGESYFVRSVRALRDKVKGNQKLDRDISAFIGQEAMHSKEHHAFHESAQQYGLNPESLENATGIILKAIEKFFPKKWNLLVTVGLEHYTAVLVVYMMQSVNEKMTDENIQKLWLWHSIEETEHKAVAYDMYEYLYGKGLDAYIPRVALFTFSLALITLMTVGYQFVLMSRDQQLLNISSWRKFGNFAFDSYKKLVPQFFSYYRMDFHPNETDETELVKITKAKIGLDVQKTLFN encoded by the coding sequence ATGAAACCAAAAGCATTGGCAGAAAAATCAAATCAAAGAATTGCAGCATCGTTTCCTGTTCGTCGTATGGACTATCAATTTCAAGAAATGCCAAAATATTGGTATGACAATGATCCAGCACATACACATTATTTCACAGGGCTATCTACACTTTTTCCTGAAGGGGAATCTTATTTTGTGCGTTCCGTACGTGCATTAAGAGATAAAGTCAAAGGCAATCAAAAGCTGGATCGTGATATTAGTGCATTTATTGGGCAAGAAGCGATGCACTCAAAAGAACATCATGCTTTTCATGAAAGTGCACAACAATATGGATTAAATCCAGAATCACTTGAAAATGCGACAGGCATTATTCTTAAAGCCATTGAAAAGTTCTTTCCAAAGAAATGGAATTTATTGGTAACAGTTGGACTTGAGCACTATACAGCGGTGTTAGTTGTATACATGATGCAAAGTGTGAATGAAAAAATGACTGATGAAAACATTCAAAAGCTTTGGCTATGGCACAGTATTGAAGAAACAGAACATAAAGCAGTAGCTTATGATATGTATGAATATCTTTATGGTAAAGGTTTAGATGCTTATATTCCTCGAGTTGCACTTTTTACATTTAGTTTAGCATTAATTACATTGATGACTGTCGGCTATCAATTTGTATTAATGTCACGTGATCAGCAATTATTAAACATAAGCTCTTGGAGAAAATTCGGAAATTTTGCATTTGATTCATATAAAAAATTGGTTCCACAATTTTTCTCTTATTATCGAATGGATTTTCACCCGAATGAAACTGATGAAACAGAATTGGTTAAAATAACAAAAGCAAAAATTGGTTTGGATGTGCAAAAAACATTATTTAACTAA
- the cysD gene encoding sulfate adenylyltransferase subunit CysD, with the protein MSEERLTHLKQLEAESIHIIREVAAEFENPVMLYSIGKDSAVMLHLALKAFYPAKLPFPLLHVDTGWKFKDMITFRDNMAKEHGFDLIVHQNKEGKDANVNPFDYGSSKYTDIMKTQGLKQALDKYQFDAAFGGARRDEEKSRAKERVYSFRDNKHRWDPKNQRPELWNLYNGKVNKGESIRVFPLSNWTELDIWQYIYQESIPLVPLYLAAERPVVERSGTLIMVDDERMRLKEGEVPQMKSVRFRTLGCYPLTGAVESTATTLPEIIQEMLLATSSERQGRMIDHDEAGSMEKKKQEGYF; encoded by the coding sequence ATATCTGAGGAAAGACTTACTCATCTTAAACAGCTTGAAGCTGAGAGTATTCATATTATCCGTGAAGTTGCTGCTGAATTTGAAAATCCAGTGATGCTTTACTCAATCGGGAAAGACTCAGCTGTCATGCTGCATCTTGCTTTAAAAGCATTCTATCCTGCAAAACTTCCTTTCCCACTGTTGCATGTCGACACAGGCTGGAAGTTCAAGGACATGATCACGTTCCGTGACAACATGGCGAAAGAACATGGTTTCGACCTGATCGTACATCAAAATAAAGAAGGTAAAGATGCCAACGTCAATCCATTTGATTATGGTAGCTCTAAATATACGGATATCATGAAAACTCAAGGCTTAAAACAGGCTTTGGATAAATATCAGTTTGATGCTGCATTTGGTGGTGCACGCCGTGATGAAGAAAAATCACGTGCCAAAGAGCGTGTTTACTCGTTCCGTGACAATAAACATCGTTGGGACCCTAAAAACCAGCGCCCTGAACTTTGGAATCTTTATAACGGTAAAGTGAACAAAGGTGAAAGTATTCGTGTATTCCCATTGTCGAACTGGACTGAGTTGGACATCTGGCAATATATTTACCAAGAAAGTATTCCTTTGGTGCCTCTATACTTAGCTGCGGAACGTCCTGTGGTTGAACGCAGTGGTACGCTCATCATGGTGGATGATGAACGTATGCGTTTAAAAGAAGGCGAAGTTCCACAAATGAAATCGGTACGTTTCCGTACTTTAGGTTGTTATCCATTGACGGGTGCGGTTGAGTCAACTGCAACGACATTGCCTGAAATTATCCAGGAAATGCTTTTGGCGACGAGTTCTGAACGTCAAGGTCGTATGATTGACCATGATGAAGCAGGCTCGATGGAAAAGAAAAAGCAGGAAGGTTATTTCTAA
- the metH gene encoding methionine synthase yields MSTLATLKALLAQRILIIDGAMGTMIQRHKLEEADYRGERFADWASDLKGNNDLLVLTQPQIIQGIHEAYLDAGADIIETNSFNGTKVSMSDYHMEEYVHEINFEAARIAKAACEKYSTPEKPRFVAGVLGPTSRTCSISPNVNDPAFRNITFDELKENYIEAAHALIEGGADILLIETVFDTLNCKAAIFAVKEVFNQLGYELPLMISGTITDASGRTLTGQTAEAFWNSVRHGDLLSIGFNCALGADAMRPHVKTISDVADTFVSAHPNAGLPNAFGGYDETPEETAAFLKEFAESGLINITGGCCGTTPDHIRAIYNAVKDIKPRQVPETKPACRLSGLEPFNIYDDSLFVNVGERTNVTGSKKFLRLIREENFAEALDVALQQVVAGAQVIDINMDEGMLDSQGAMVHFLNLVASEPEISKVPIMIDSSKWEIIEAGLKCVQGKPVVNSISLKEGYDEFVQKARLCRQYGAAIIVMAFDETGQADTAARKREICKRSYDVLVNDVGFPAEDIIFDPNVFAVATGIEEHNNYAVDFIEATGWIKQNLPHAMISGGVSNVSFSFRGNEPVREAIHSVFLYHAIKQGMTMGIVNAGQMAIYDDIDAELKAAVEDVILNQNQGESHQEATEKLLEVAEKYRGQGAAQKQVENLEWRELPVEKRLEHALVKGITTFIDEDTEEARLKSARPLDVIEGPLMDGMNVVGDLFGSGKMFLPQVVKSARVMKQAVAWLNPFIEAEKSGGQSKGKVLMATVKGDVHDIGKNIVGVVLGCNGYDIIDLGVMVPAEKILQTAIDENVDIIGLSGLITPSLDEMVFVAKEMQRKGFHVPLLIGGATTSKAHTAVKIDPQYSNDAVIYVADASRAVGVATTLLSKEMKPKFVEETRAEYEKVRERIANKQPKAAKLSYAESIENGLKIDFAANKPAKPNFIGMQTLTNYPLETLVEYFDWTPFFISWSLAGKFPKILTDEVVGEAATDLYNQAQEMLKDIIENKRFDARAVFGIYPANRSAADSVEVYTEDGQSVTHTFHHIRQQSDKVTGKPNLSLADFVATKDQAEDWLGGFTVSIFGAEEMAHEYKAKGDDYSAILAQSLGDRFAEAFAEHLHERIRKEFWGNQASESLSNEELIKEKYVGIRPAPGYPACPEHSEKASLFDWLGSTDKIGTQLTTSFAMWPPSSVSGFYYANPQSEYFNVGKIAQDQLEDYAKRKGWTMDEAKRWLAPNLDDSVQ; encoded by the coding sequence ATGTCGACACTTGCCACCTTAAAAGCGCTTCTCGCCCAACGCATCCTGATCATTGACGGTGCGATGGGTACCATGATCCAACGCCATAAATTAGAAGAAGCCGACTATCGTGGTGAACGTTTTGCCGACTGGGCATCGGATCTTAAAGGCAATAATGACCTTTTGGTTCTGACTCAACCGCAAATCATTCAGGGCATTCATGAAGCGTACCTGGATGCAGGTGCAGACATCATTGAAACTAACTCGTTCAATGGCACAAAAGTTTCAATGTCGGACTATCACATGGAAGAATATGTCCATGAGATCAACTTTGAAGCAGCACGCATTGCCAAAGCGGCGTGTGAAAAATATTCAACGCCTGAAAAACCACGTTTTGTGGCGGGTGTGCTTGGTCCTACATCACGTACCTGTTCGATTTCTCCAAATGTAAATGACCCTGCGTTCCGTAACATTACTTTTGATGAGTTAAAAGAAAATTATATTGAAGCTGCACATGCCTTGATCGAAGGTGGTGCGGACATTCTCTTGATCGAAACTGTATTCGATACCCTGAACTGTAAAGCAGCAATTTTTGCGGTTAAAGAGGTGTTTAATCAGCTTGGTTATGAATTGCCATTGATGATTTCAGGAACGATTACCGATGCATCGGGTCGTACCCTCACAGGTCAAACTGCGGAAGCATTCTGGAACTCAGTCCGTCATGGTGATTTATTGTCGATTGGTTTTAACTGTGCGCTCGGTGCAGATGCCATGCGTCCACACGTAAAAACCATTTCCGATGTTGCCGATACATTTGTTTCAGCGCATCCAAACGCTGGCTTACCCAATGCCTTCGGTGGTTATGATGAAACCCCTGAAGAAACAGCTGCATTCTTAAAAGAATTTGCCGAAAGCGGTTTGATCAATATTACGGGTGGTTGTTGTGGTACCACACCTGATCATATTCGTGCTATTTACAATGCAGTCAAAGACATCAAACCTCGCCAAGTGCCTGAAACCAAACCTGCATGCCGTTTAAGTGGTTTAGAGCCGTTTAACATTTATGATGATTCTTTGTTTGTAAATGTCGGTGAACGTACCAACGTCACAGGTTCTAAAAAATTCTTGCGTTTAATCCGTGAAGAAAACTTTGCTGAAGCGTTGGATGTGGCATTGCAACAAGTGGTTGCAGGCGCACAGGTGATCGACATTAACATGGATGAAGGGATGCTTGATTCGCAAGGTGCGATGGTGCATTTCCTCAATCTGGTTGCATCTGAACCTGAAATTTCTAAAGTGCCGATCATGATTGACTCATCAAAATGGGAAATCATTGAAGCAGGCTTGAAATGCGTTCAGGGTAAACCTGTAGTGAACTCAATTTCCCTCAAAGAAGGTTATGACGAGTTTGTACAAAAAGCACGTTTATGCCGTCAGTACGGTGCAGCGATCATCGTCATGGCATTTGATGAAACAGGTCAGGCAGATACAGCAGCACGTAAGCGTGAAATCTGTAAGCGTTCTTATGATGTATTGGTCAATGATGTTGGCTTCCCTGCTGAAGATATTATTTTCGATCCAAACGTGTTTGCTGTGGCAACAGGGATTGAAGAACATAACAACTATGCAGTTGATTTTATTGAAGCGACAGGTTGGATTAAACAAAATCTGCCACATGCAATGATTTCAGGCGGTGTATCTAACGTATCGTTCTCATTCCGTGGTAATGAGCCTGTACGTGAAGCGATTCATTCTGTGTTCCTTTATCATGCCATCAAACAAGGCATGACCATGGGTATTGTAAATGCCGGTCAAATGGCGATTTACGATGACATTGATGCTGAATTAAAAGCTGCGGTTGAAGATGTGATTCTGAATCAGAATCAGGGCGAAAGTCATCAAGAAGCGACTGAAAAATTGCTTGAAGTGGCTGAAAAATACCGTGGTCAGGGTGCAGCACAAAAACAGGTCGAAAATCTGGAATGGCGTGAACTTCCTGTCGAAAAACGTCTTGAACATGCTTTGGTTAAAGGCATCACCACTTTTATTGATGAAGATACCGAAGAAGCACGTTTAAAATCAGCACGTCCGCTTGATGTGATCGAAGGTCCATTGATGGATGGTATGAATGTGGTCGGTGACCTGTTCGGTTCAGGTAAAATGTTCCTCCCACAAGTGGTGAAATCTGCCCGTGTAATGAAACAAGCTGTAGCTTGGCTGAATCCATTCATTGAAGCTGAAAAGTCTGGCGGTCAGTCTAAAGGTAAAGTCCTGATGGCAACCGTAAAAGGCGACGTACATGACATTGGTAAAAATATCGTGGGCGTGGTTTTAGGCTGTAATGGTTATGACATCATTGACCTTGGCGTGATGGTACCTGCTGAGAAAATTTTACAGACTGCGATTGATGAAAATGTCGATATTATCGGTTTGTCAGGTTTAATTACGCCATCTTTGGATGAAATGGTTTTTGTTGCCAAAGAAATGCAACGTAAAGGTTTCCATGTGCCATTGTTGATTGGTGGTGCAACAACCTCTAAAGCACATACAGCAGTAAAAATTGACCCACAATATTCAAATGATGCGGTGATTTATGTTGCCGATGCATCACGTGCTGTGGGTGTGGCAACGACTTTACTTTCTAAAGAAATGAAGCCGAAATTTGTTGAAGAAACCCGTGCGGAATATGAAAAAGTCCGTGAACGTATTGCCAACAAACAGCCAAAAGCTGCCAAACTGTCTTATGCAGAATCCATTGAAAATGGTTTGAAAATTGACTTCGCAGCGAATAAGCCTGCGAAGCCAAACTTCATTGGTATGCAAACACTCACCAATTATCCGCTTGAAACATTGGTGGAATATTTTGACTGGACACCATTCTTTATTTCATGGAGTCTGGCAGGTAAATTCCCGAAAATTCTGACAGATGAAGTAGTGGGTGAAGCTGCGACTGATTTATACAATCAAGCGCAGGAAATGTTGAAAGACATTATTGAAAATAAACGTTTTGATGCACGTGCTGTGTTTGGCATCTACCCTGCGAACCGTTCTGCGGCTGATTCTGTTGAAGTTTATACGGAAGATGGTCAATCGGTGACACATACATTCCATCATATCCGTCAGCAGTCTGACAAAGTCACAGGCAAACCAAACTTGTCATTGGCTGACTTTGTGGCAACGAAAGATCAAGCGGAAGACTGGTTAGGTGGTTTCACCGTATCGATCTTTGGTGCGGAAGAAATGGCGCATGAATATAAAGCCAAAGGTGATGATTATTCTGCGATTCTTGCGCAATCTTTAGGTGACCGTTTTGCTGAAGCGTTTGCGGAGCATTTGCATGAGCGTATCCGTAAAGAGTTCTGGGGCAATCAAGCGTCTGAAAGTTTAAGCAATGAAGAGTTGATTAAAGAGAAGTATGTCGGTATTCGTCCTGCACCAGGCTACCCTGCTTGTCCTGAGCATTCTGAAAAAGCATCTTTGTTTGACTGGTTAGGTTCTACCGATAAGATTGGTACGCAACTGACTACTAGTTTTGCGATGTGGCCACCGTCATCTGTCAGCGGTTTCTATTATGCAAACCCGCAGTCTGAATACTTTAACGTGGGTAAAATTGCTCAGGATCAGCTTGAGGATTATGCGAAGCGTAAGGGTTGGACAATGGATGAGGCGAAGCGTTGGTTAGCGCCTAATTTGGATGATTCGGTTCAGTAA
- a CDS encoding GNAT family N-acetyltransferase translates to MSTQIIPLDEIRFEQWLPLWQEYLNFYKTQLSNEQISLSWKRITNSEQADMFGFAIQVNNEVVGFVHLISHMSMWTDKPCCYLQDLYVNETHRNQGLARKLIEHSYQVCSGKYDRVYWLTHESNLTAQYLYDRIATKTGFIQYKKVL, encoded by the coding sequence ATGTCCACACAAATTATACCTTTAGATGAGATTCGTTTTGAACAATGGCTTCCACTTTGGCAAGAGTATTTAAACTTTTATAAAACACAATTAAGTAATGAACAAATAAGTTTATCTTGGAAGCGAATCACAAATTCTGAACAAGCAGATATGTTTGGTTTTGCGATTCAAGTGAATAATGAGGTTGTAGGTTTTGTCCATTTAATTTCACACATGAGTATGTGGACAGACAAGCCTTGTTGTTATTTACAAGATTTATATGTGAATGAAACACATCGAAATCAAGGCTTGGCTCGAAAGCTGATAGAGCATAGCTACCAAGTATGCTCTGGAAAATATGACCGTGTCTATTGGTTAACCCATGAAAGTAATCTCACAGCGCAATATCTATATGATCGCATTGCAACAAAAACAGGATTTATTCAATACAAAAAAGTGCTATAG
- a CDS encoding capsule assembly Wzi family protein, whose product MYLRKSLYAAVLFGMSLPVFAQGIVLNNEDIRTDLNWLNQQGVIQISTSTWPMSGDEIQRALSQAKITNNTQQKVIDSIQNALKADNQTAKLGLFAETDLKNIPQAFGDNQKAQYVGSLEVNGGGANWDAKLRVNGEKDPQIDNGQDVNVEGSYIAGKLWNQWVIAGQIPTYWGPGHDGSLIRGDASRPVYGFTAQRAEQKAFESKWLSWIGPWQYQAFAGRLDDYKAVPDANLIGLRLTAQPLPYLELGASRTFQIDGQGQPGSAKAYWNAFVGKDNECADITCTGEGNASNQLAGFDARLNLQSLLNVPASFYAQYVGEDEAGLLPAKKMYLAGVDYSTSFKNMPVQFYAEWADTTTNGNVSGISYNHHIYKDGYYQHGFPLGHAMGGDGEMVSVGGDIRFDVMNRLSGRVMYAKVNQSAAHFGTEQINFAFPENDKIKALDLTWTHYIKPTIPLKINGWVSDSDVHGNDAGASVGIEIPLDKAVFGY is encoded by the coding sequence ATGTATTTAAGAAAATCACTGTATGCTGCTGTATTATTTGGAATGTCATTACCTGTTTTTGCACAAGGTATTGTATTAAACAATGAAGATATTCGTACAGATTTGAACTGGTTAAATCAGCAAGGTGTGATTCAAATTAGTACATCGACTTGGCCGATGAGTGGTGATGAAATTCAACGTGCCTTATCTCAAGCCAAAATTACAAACAATACTCAACAGAAAGTTATCGATTCTATTCAAAATGCACTTAAAGCAGATAATCAAACTGCGAAGTTAGGTTTATTTGCAGAAACTGATCTTAAAAATATTCCACAAGCCTTTGGTGATAACCAAAAAGCACAATATGTTGGTTCACTGGAAGTGAATGGCGGTGGAGCAAACTGGGATGCGAAACTACGTGTAAATGGTGAAAAAGATCCTCAAATTGACAATGGTCAAGATGTGAATGTTGAAGGCTCCTATATTGCTGGAAAGCTTTGGAATCAATGGGTAATCGCAGGTCAAATTCCAACATATTGGGGACCTGGACATGATGGTAGTTTGATTCGTGGTGATGCTAGTCGCCCAGTTTATGGTTTTACTGCTCAACGTGCAGAACAAAAAGCCTTTGAATCTAAATGGTTGTCTTGGATTGGTCCTTGGCAATATCAAGCTTTTGCTGGGCGTTTGGATGATTACAAAGCTGTTCCTGATGCCAATCTGATTGGTTTACGTTTAACAGCACAACCACTACCATATTTGGAGTTAGGTGCTTCACGTACTTTCCAAATCGATGGTCAAGGACAACCTGGCAGTGCTAAAGCTTACTGGAATGCTTTCGTGGGTAAAGATAACGAATGCGCAGATATCACATGTACAGGCGAAGGAAATGCTTCGAATCAGCTTGCTGGTTTTGATGCCCGCCTAAATTTACAATCTTTGTTGAATGTACCTGCTAGTTTTTACGCTCAGTATGTAGGTGAAGACGAAGCAGGATTGCTACCCGCTAAAAAAATGTATTTAGCAGGTGTTGATTATTCAACGAGCTTTAAAAACATGCCAGTCCAATTCTATGCTGAATGGGCAGATACAACGACCAATGGCAATGTGAGCGGAATTTCATATAATCACCATATTTATAAAGATGGGTATTATCAACATGGTTTCCCACTCGGTCATGCAATGGGAGGCGATGGTGAAATGGTTTCTGTGGGTGGTGATATTCGATTTGATGTAATGAATAGATTATCAGGGCGTGTGATGTATGCTAAAGTGAACCAATCAGCAGCACATTTTGGAACAGAACAAATTAACTTTGCGTTTCCTGAAAATGATAAAATTAAAGCTTTAGATTTGACTTGGACACATTACATAAAACCTACGATTCCATTGAAAATTAATGGTTGGGTAAGTGACTCGGATGTGCATGGAAATGATGCGGGAGCTTCAGTTGGAATTGAAATTCCTTTAGATAAAGCTGTATTTGGTTATTAA